AAAGTAGAGACGCTTATGGATCGAGTGGAACGTCTCTATCAGAAGCTGGCGGCAGCTGGTATGTACAAAGGGAATAATCTTCAATTTTTAAGTCATATTCTTTCTCTAAAGAAGGATGTCAGTGAAGATATTTTAGTAGCACAGTGCACAAACATATGGAATCTGCTAAAGCGAGAAAAGGTAAAAGTAAAACAAATGCATTATCCGGCTATCGGGCTACTAGCGTTGCTTGAGGATGGAGAGAAAGAGGTTCATTCTATTCGAGCATTCATTGAAAAATTGCAGGGGGACAAATTATTCCGCTGGCATACGGATGCAAATATTCTTATTGCTATCCAATTGTTCGTAAGTCAGAAAGGTGCGGAAAGTCAGGCTGCCAACACAGGTTTACAAACAATGATAGAGGTTCTTATACAGGCACAGCAGGCTGCTATGATCGCAGCAATTACAGCTTCTACAGCAGCGGCATCAGCTAGCAGTGGATCATAACGTGCAATGCGCGGCATGAACTTTTTCAAAAAGGGTTACATAGACTGAGAAGTCGCTTGTCTGCTGACAAGCGACTTCTTAGTCTATGTTAAATTAATGAGGTAAGCGTCAAATATTCCCCACCTACTTTTTGTAAATAGCCCATGAGATAATCTCCTTACATACTATATGTTACATGTGGAGTTTTTTAATCCAAATTTGGCTTCTCCACCAATTTTATCCCGCTATTTTAGGACAGTAAGACTCCCACCTCAAAATTCGGCAAAACAAAGAAGTTAGGTGGGAGATCGACTGTCCGTAAAAGCCCGATTGGTGAGGGCTGATTAAAGTTTCACTTTATCGAAAGATGTTAAATCACTAAAAAATATTTGCATTTTTAGGAAGTTGTATATCGGTTTCATATAAGTGCAGTAAGTATAAGAAATGCCATTCAATAACTTTTTCTAGTATCCCTCTATCATTTAAATCTCCTGTTAATGATAAAATCTTTTATTCTTAAAAAAACATAAACTTCAATAATATGAAAGAAAATAAATGAACATATATTTAGAAAATTATAATATATTATATGGTGTTTTTTTCTATACTGTATACAAGAAACATTACAATTATCAATTTTATCCCGCATTAACGGATAGTAACACTCCCACCTCAAAATTCAACGAAAGCAAAGAAGTTAGGTGGGAGATGAACTGTCCGTAAAAGCCCGATTGGTGAGGGGTGATAATCAATGGGGGGTGGAGAAAACCCCCACTGATTAAAGTTTCTCTTGATTACAAGCATCAGTTTTCGGTCGTTAGCACATTACAAAATGGAGGTTGTTACAATGAGTGTAAACGTAGAACAAGTTAGATTGGCAAATGATGATGAAACTTATAGAAAGTTAAATATTCATCCTACAGAACCGCAGCCAAAAGAGGATGGCATGCGCACAGATGGAAGGGAGGGTTCTTTTGAGTGGTGGTATACTGATGCCGAATTTGAGGACGGAACAACTGTAGTGACTACCTTTTACACCAAAAACCACTTTGATGTTCTTGGACCAGCATGGCCTACAGTCCAAATTGATATTACATATCCTGATGGCACCAAAATCCTTATGTCTTCTCAAGAGGCTAAAGGCAGCAGGCTTAACGCTAAAAAAGATATTTGTGATGTCAATATCAACAAATCCTACCTCAAATACCAAGATGGACAATATATCCTTCATTTTGAAGAAGGATATATTAAATATCATGCTACAATGACGTCAAAATTACCGATGTGGCGTCCAAACACCGGTCATTGGTTCTACGGAGACCAAGATGAGCACTTCTTTGCATGGTTTATTGCTCAACCATCCGCGACAATCGAAGCTACTTTGACTATTGGTGATAAAATGATTCAATTAAATGGGACTGGTTACCATGATCATAACTGGGGCAATATCGGCATGGAGAAATTGATGAATCATTGGTATTGGGGAAGAGCTAAAGTTGATGGTTTTGACATCATTGCTTGCGATATTATTGCTGAGAAGAATTATAACTACAAAAGGTTGCCTGTGTTTATGTTAGCCAAAGATGGAAAAATAATATCGGACGATCAATCTCTTACTAAAATTCAGAGAGAAGATATTATAGAACATCCCGAAACGAAAAAGTTTATGGATAATCATTTAATATACCTTCAACCTATTTCAAGTTTTGAGTCTTATACAGTAGAATTTATTAGAAATAGGGATATTGTTTCAATAAGTTTATTAGACAATTTGGATTCTACTCAGGCTTTGATAGCCAAAAAGTCAGGGGCTAACCCTACCTATACTCGTATCTTAGGGGATGTTCACCTGACTCATGAATTGAATGGTGTGAAAAAAAATTATAAAGCTGAGGGTTTATGGGATCAAATGTTCTTCGGGAATAATAAATATGCTATCATCAACAATTAGCTAAGAGAGAATGAATAGCTTCACTTTTCACTCATAATTTGTGAAAGATCAGACTGTTTACAAAACCTTGTTTTTCGAGTTTATCTGGATAGAGCGCTCTTTTTATTTTCTGTTTGTGAAGTTTCGGAATACGAGTTGAAAGCATATTGGTGTCTACTATTATGTCAGTCATACTATGGGGGAGTTCCCGAAGATGAAGTATCAAATGATTGGGGCATTATCGAAGAATGAGATGAACCCATTAAAATTGATGTGAATTCAACCTTGTGGTTTAAAAATAAGCCACCTAAGTACAATTTAAATTTCTGGAATGTTGTCGATGAATGGATAGTAATTGGTTTTTAAGTATAATTTGATAATAAATTCTCTACTTAGTTATGATGCTTTAAACGCCCCGATAAAAGTGTCATATCACTCGTGAAATATTATAGAAAAAGCGAATCTAAGGAATTAAACTTTCTTTAGATTCGCTTTTTTATTTTATCCCGCATTAAAGGACAGTAACACTCCCACCTCAAAATTCAGCGAAAGCGNNNNNNNNNNNNNNNNNNNNNNNNNNNNNNNNNNNNNNNNNNNNNNNNNNNNNNNNNNNNNNNNNNNNNNNNNNNNNNNNNNNNNNNNNNNNNNNNNNNNAATAAACAACAATTTGATAAAATTGTAAAACCGAAACTACACTTGGATTATGATGAATTTATATCAGCAGAACTAGAAATGAAGCTAAATTCACCTAATGAGCCTAATAGAATTGTGGATATGACTTTACGTATCAAGTATAAAAAGAAAGTTCAGGATCAGTTGTTATCATATCGAGAAAATTACACTGTAAGCTTTTCACCTAAACAATATAATGATAAAGATGGAAAAAAGGAGTATTTAGACTCTAAAAATAAATTTAATGAGGGGAGAGAGTAGGAATGACTAAAATCCGTTCTGATGTAGGGAAACTGGAGTTAGCCAGCGAGGGTGTTTATGATCATAAAAAGAAGGATGTTACTAAGATTAGTACAGAAGAAGGACAGTTAAAATTAGCGGGTACAGGAATTTATGCCTATGATGAGGGGGGGCAAAAAAGCAATTTTATCAATCTATGTATTGAGACGGAATATGTTGTTCTTTAACTTTGTAATATAGGAAAATGAAACATATAATATATGTTAATCTTTGTAAAGAGAAGTAATGAAAAATAAATGTTAATTCATACCCTCCTATAGGTATTAACATGAAGCAATTGAGGTGTTCTTTTTGATGTATTATGACCGTATTTCTATCATGGCCCCTCCAGTTCCGTAGCGAAAGAAAGCTCTAAATATCTGAGATTTTATATCATCATTACCGTTACGATTTGGGGAATGAGTCAATTGCATACAGGTTCTTTGCTTGTTATGCCTCTATATTTTCTTATCCTTGTAATTGTGATGACGATATTAAGTCGAATGTTTATTTATAATGCTAAGGTTATAGAATCTGTTTAATGTAGAAAAAAGAGTCTCATAAGCAATATGAGATTCTTTTTTGTTTTTGCTGAAGCTTTATTACACACTACATTTTATATGATTTTTTTAATAGCATCATAAACCAAATAAGGGTAAGGCCGATGAGAGAATGGGAGAATCCGATTATATAGGTTAATCCTTTGAAATCAGCTCCATTTAGCTGAAGAAGTCCACGAGTTGCCAGTGAAGAAAGTGTTAAAATTAATCCAATATTATGGACGATGAACCACACATTAAAACCCTTCACTTTATGAAATGCAAATGATTTTGCTAATGCTAGGGCAATTAAGAAAAATAAAAATCCAAGTACGAGTGTATGTGTGTGTAAAAGGTTCAGCAGAGTGGACCCTAGAATGCCCTTTGATTTTGCATATTCTCTAGCGAATACACCAGATAATAAACCGATAACTAAATATACGAACGATGCATAATATAATTTTTTCATTATATACCTCCTGATGCAAACTCTGTAATGTTGGTTTTTGATTCGTAAATTTCTATTGTATTTTCAAATCATGGTAGTTACATAACCAAGACTCCTAGTTTTCCAGGAGTCTTGGTATAATAGGTTTAAAATTATTTTATCATAATTATAGGGTATTCGATTATATAAAATAATCGAACTTTATGTGAACAAAGAGAGATTGTCAGAATCGTATTTAAAGGTGATGAATCCGAACTATTAGAGCAATTTGAAAGTGAACCAGAAGACTTTTTGATTGAAGGTGCAGGCGTGCATCTGGATCATAAAATGGATCACTTAGGATTTAAATTAATAATGATTATGTCGATTTATGAAAATACAGTTGAATTAAGTCTTTCTTATAATGAAGGATACGTGTTTGATGTTAATATGGAGTTTGTGGAACGAGTCTTTTCTTTTTCGTACACTCTATATTCAGTGTGCGAAAGAGAAAAGGGCTATTGATGTAAGATTTAAACAACATTTTGCAATCAATATCAGAGAATATTAAAAAGCAATATACACTGTAAACTAGGAAGGTACTCTATAAATGACAGAGAAGGAATTTCCTTATTGTACTTTAACGTAATAGGGGAAAGCCTTGGACTCTTTAGGAGGTATAATTCAGTTTTTTTAATCTTCTGGTTTTGGTAACTTTAACATTTTTCCGAAATTCATCACCCACTTCTAAACGTGAAGGCGTGATAGCCCAATGAAAGTAGGTGATGAAATTTTGTTAGGCGAAGCCGAAGCCTATTTTTTAAGTGATTTTGGTCATTATGGGCAGAAAAGGGTTAGAAAACTACTGGTAGAGTTGCAAGAGAACGGAATTTACTATAATTATAAACCAGTTGTTCGGGTTTAGTTGCTAGGCGCAGATTAGGTAGACGTTGCAGCAATGTGCCAAATGCAATCTGTCCTTCCAAGCGTGCCAATGGAGCACCCAAACAGCGATGGATACCATTGCCGAAAGCTAGATGATCATTTTCCTCACGTGTAATATCTAATGCTTCGGGATTAGAGAATTTTTGCGGATCAATGTTGGCAGCTGCTAGGGAAAACAGTACCATTTCGCCTTTGTGGATTATTTTTCCATGCATTGTGATATCTTCACCTGCAAAACGGTTACCAATCATGATCGGGCCAGCATAGCGCAACAGCTCGTCGACAGCAGAGGAAAGCATGGAAGGATTGTCCCGTAGCAGATCCATTTGTTCGGGATGTTGCAGTAACGCCAGTACGCCATTACCGATGAGATTAACTGTTGTCTCATGTCCAGCAATAATGAGAAGCCAAATCGTCGAAAGAAGCTCGTTCTTACTCAACTTGTCTTCTTTCTCTTGTGCTTGGACCAGAGCGCTCATCAGATCATCGCTAGGATTTACGCGCTTTTCCGCCAGTAATGTTTCGATGTAATGAATAAACTTTTCGAGTGTTGCAGTAACTGCAGCCCCCTGACGAGGATCCATAGCAGCGTTCATGAGCTTATGTGTCCAGTCACGAAATTGGTTTCGATCAGTAACGGGGATTCCAAGCATCTCTGAAATAACAATAATGGGCAGAGGGTAGGCAAAATCTGCAACAATATCCATCTTTCCTTTTTCCTTCACAGCATCCAACAATTCGTCGGCAATCTGCTGAATACGGGGATGAAGATTCTCGATTATACGCGGAGTAAAGGCTTTAGAGACCAACCGGCGTAAGCGGGTATGATCAGGCGGATCGACCGTAAGCATATTCGGCATATTCATCATCCATTCAAACAGCTTGCTCACAGATGTATTTTCCTCAATGAATTCCTGTTTATCTTGGGGCGGTTCGAATTTTCGTAAATCTTTGAGAAAGCGCGGATCTTTCAATATGGTAACAACATCGTCATAGCGTAATGCGATCCATGCTCCTCCCATACCGTAAAAGTCATCCAGACGAAAGAGGGGCTCTTGTTGTTCGAAGAAAGGTTTATAGTACACAATGGGATCGCGCATAGTTTCCGGTGAGTTTAAATCGCCAAGAGTAATTTTTTTCATTCGTTTGCTCCTTTCATTATAACTGGTGAGTGAAATGGCTTATACATCCTCTTTACTGGACAATTCCAAAATGGATCATGCTACAAAGAACATTCATCCGATCGAACAAGTTTTGAGCATACTCGTCATCAATAGTGTCCTTCTCTACAAACTTCTTTTCGAAATGTGCCAATCTAAACTGGAGTAGCTCACAATTCTTTTACGGTCAACTCCTTCTTGAAGTAGATTTTTTCAAATAACTATTTGGGTACCTGATTATTAGAAGTAATCACATGACGATATTTCTCTTCAGGAGGAAAGACAGGAATTTCTTCTTTTTTACTCAATCTTAAATGGATTGTTCCACATCACCATCAAGCTAGCAAACACAAATTGGACAGTTCCTTCAACTGATGAAACAGAAGGGAATTTAAATGTTGCGAAATGATTGATATGCCTAAAGGATGCAATGCAATTCCTATACATGAATGTATTTTGCAAGAAACATATCTGAAATGTAGGTTGTATGTAAAATAGGATGGGAACTTCTTACCTAAAGTTAGTTAAAGAAAGGCTGGTAAAAGACCAGCCTTTCTTATATACGCATTTAAACAATTTTGTTTATTAACAACACTTCTCTTTCATTGCTTTCATCATAGACATAGTAGAATTCATCATTGCATCACATTCTTGTATTTTATTCATCATAGCTTTATCCATTTCTACATCCATTTGCATCATATTGTTCATCATCATTTTCATACATTTCATTTCACACATCATCTTTTCCATAGATATCATCATGTTTGTTGTTCCTGCCATCATTGTTTTTTCCATTTTAACATCCTCCTGAAATTTTTATATCTTGCAAATATAGGAATTCGTTTTTATTTTACAAATACCTTCAGATGTTAGTGGTGGTAAATATTTAGAAAAAATTTTCTTAAAAAGAAGAAAATGAATTTTTAAGAGATAATGTTTAAATTAGAGATAAACGAATTGAGGAAATTGAGAAGAAATTACATGAATTAAAAAGGGCAGCTAGCAATAGCTAACTGCTCATCTCTGAGGGGGAGGAGAAAGATTATTGTATCTGCATTATTGTCGGAATATTGAGGTTTATTGAAAACTGTATCGTTACTTATTTAAACAGAACATATTTTTTATGAGATAATTAGAATGAGAATAGTGGCATTTAAAGGGTTAAACAATAATTTCTTTATAGAAGAAGACAACGAAAAAAGAAAATAAATCGGTAATATCATTTGTATGTTCATTTAATTATGATATTCCATTTCCGGTAATTGGTAATAATGGGACTCTTCATCTATGTAACAGCTTGTATAAAAATATCATATAGGGTAAATTGAAAAACAGGTATATTGACGTTTTTCAAGTTATACATCGTGCCGATGTGTAACAAACGACTGCAAGGAATTAATTCTCGATGAATTCGTTTTTTATAGTAAAACAAGAAATTTTAATATCTTTTTGAATTTCTAGTGAGGGGAACTTTTTTAGTTGATATAGATGCAGAATAAAAATGGAGGAAGGAGATTATATGTTGATAAAAAACGTATAAAGGATATGCAAAATAAAGACTATATTTTGCTAACATAAAATCAAAGTATCACAAAACCTTTCAAAGTTCCTTCAGAAGTACAGAGGGAGCCTTCCATTCACATAATCAGCGTTCTAGGAATAAAACAAATTCCCTAAAAAGTCTTTCTATCTACCTCTGTATGTAAAATTATATTTGTTCTTTAAGTGAAGAGCTTGTTCGTAATTAAGACATTATAGAGAATGCAACTATTTTATCTATAAAAAGGCATAATAAAAAATCAGCAAGGGGAACAAAAAATTGCAGAAACTAAAGAGAATATCTAATCGAGTTTTATACTTACCACCGTATCAAGAAACAGATCGTCCTATTCTAGCTGCTGTTAAAGGAGAAGAAAAGACACTATTAATTGATGCTGGAAATTCTTCGAAACATGCTAGATTATTTTTGGAACAATTAGATACATATGATATTAAAGAAGAATGGCTTATACTTACACATTCCGACTGGGATCATATATTTGGAATGCATGAGATGCAAATGCCAATTATTTCTCATTATAAAACTTATAACAAAATTAAACAGTTACAGAATTTATCGTGGGAAGATAAATATTTAGACCAACGTGTTAAAGAGGGTCTAGAAATTCCATTTTGTGCGGATGCAATAAAGAAAGAGCTAGGAAATCAGAGGGAGATTATCCTCCCATTACCTGATATTACATTCGATAAGAAAATGACTTTGAATCTAGGTGGGGTGACGTGTGCAATTGAACATGTAGGTGGAGATCACGCTGATGATTCTACTGTCATTTATATTCAGGAAGAAAAAGTTCTTTTTCTAGGAGATTGTATGTATGCAAATCTCTACTCAAAGAAGTGGAGTTATACGATAGAGAATACGCTCCAGTTAATTGAACAAATTGAGAAATACGATGCGGAAATTTTTGTTTTATCCCATCATGAAGCTCCATTAAGTAAAGAAGAGTTTCAATTAGAACTTAAATTCTTAAAAACTACAGCATTGCTTACAAAAAAGTATGAAGGAAGCTCAGAGGCAATAGTTAAAGAAATGTCTAAGTCTTTACAGAGAAGTTTAACTGAAGATGAAATTGAGACCATCACTTTTTTTGTTAATGGATTTTCGGAATAACAAAGTTAATAATGTTTCAAGAGGGGAACTATAGATTAGTACCTATTTTTATATTACTGTATTAAATTGGGGATTTAAGGTAAATCGAAATGTTATAAAGTAAAATATGTTTACCATCATACGTAAATTTAAAGTTATCAGGCTTAAGTGTGAAAAGAAGTAAGTACTATGCTGCTAGGGGATGCATATCAGTGTTATGAACGCTGGTATTGCAGCCCTTTTTTGTTCTGCTAAATTATAGATAAGTGTTCTCTGTCCTAGCCGTTGTTTTTACCGCTCATCCCGGGATGAAGTACAGAATACTGAGGTCAATACGTTTATAATTACGTTTAAATAAACAAGGCTTGCCCTAAGGTTTATTCTTATTTTTTTGCTTCTGTTTGCCTTCTTCGATTTACAAAGCCTTTGGAGGAATTTCCGGTCTTATCTATTCAAGATGCTTGGCATTACAAATATGTAGAAGGATGCGAAGTTAGAGGGGATAATGGAATAAATCTGTAAAATTAAACCGCCTATAATGGGCGGTCAATTTTTTATGTATTAATCAATTTCATGGGAAGCTTCTAAAGGAGGGAAACCTAGATAAGAAGCTTATTATGTGAATTTGAAATAAAGTTATACCGTTTATAAAAAAGTATCGCAAACCATTTAAAAGCCCCTTTAGAAGTACTTAAGGGAATTTTCATTGACATAATCAGTGTTCTAGGAATAAAAACAAATTTCCTAATAAGTCTTCCTTTCTATCTATCTTTTGAAGTAAAATTATTCCTGTATTTTAATTTTTTGGATAGAGAAAGGGAGTTCTATGAAATCTTTAATAAAAGTAACATGTACAGCGTTTTTACTTACAAGCTTAATGGCAGCTTGTAGTGAACAAACTACAACAAAGCAAGAAGTAACTACTCAATCAAAGAAATCAGAAAAAGTGTCTGAAGAGAACAGAATGGAGAAGGATGCACTACGATATGGAGAAATTGCAAAAGGTGGATACTACAGAGCAACAGTTGAAAATGCAAAATATGAAAAAGTAGATGGAATAGGGCGCATTGTAGCTCGTGTTACGATCAATAATGCTCGGACCGATGAAAAAGCAATTGATCTTTCAGAAATACAGTATTTTGTTAAAGATGAAAAGACGGGAAAAAAATATGAAGGTCAAGTTATGCCTATATACGAAGAGAAATTCAAAAGTGTGCCAGTTGGCTACTCTTTAACTTTTGACGTTTCATTTAAGACGGAAAATCCACCAAAAGATTTCAATAATATGCATCTATATATGGATAGTAAGCTTGATCCATTTGGAGATATCCATTGGAAGCTTGATAATCTAGTATCTAAATGAAAAGATGTCTAATTTA
This sequence is a window from Bacillus pseudomycoides DSM 12442. Protein-coding genes within it:
- a CDS encoding lipocalin-like domain-containing protein: MSVNVEQVRLANDDETYRKLNIHPTEPQPKEDGMRTDGREGSFEWWYTDAEFEDGTTVVTTFYTKNHFDVLGPAWPTVQIDITYPDGTKILMSSQEAKGSRLNAKKDICDVNINKSYLKYQDGQYILHFEEGYIKYHATMTSKLPMWRPNTGHWFYGDQDEHFFAWFIAQPSATIEATLTIGDKMIQLNGTGYHDHNWGNIGMEKLMNHWYWGRAKVDGFDIIACDIIAEKNYNYKRLPVFMLAKDGKIISDDQSLTKIQREDIIEHPETKKFMDNHLIYLQPISSFESYTVEFIRNRDIVSISLLDNLDSTQALIAKKSGANPTYTRILGDVHLTHELNGVKKNYKAEGLWDQMFFGNNKYAIINN
- a CDS encoding DUF2871 family protein, which codes for MKKLYYASFVYLVIGLLSGVFAREYAKSKGILGSTLLNLLHTHTLVLGFLFFLIALALAKSFAFHKVKGFNVWFIVHNIGLILTLSSLATRGLLQLNGADFKGLTYIIGFSHSLIGLTLIWFMMLLKKSYKM
- a CDS encoding cytochrome P450 family protein, with product MKKITLGDLNSPETMRDPIVYYKPFFEQQEPLFRLDDFYGMGGAWIALRYDDVVTILKDPRFLKDLRKFEPPQDKQEFIEENTSVSKLFEWMMNMPNMLTVDPPDHTRLRRLVSKAFTPRIIENLHPRIQQIADELLDAVKEKGKMDIVADFAYPLPIIVISEMLGIPVTDRNQFRDWTHKLMNAAMDPRQGAAVTATLEKFIHYIETLLAEKRVNPSDDLMSALVQAQEKEDKLSKNELLSTIWLLIIAGHETTVNLIGNGVLALLQHPEQMDLLRDNPSMLSSAVDELLRYAGPIMIGNRFAGEDITMHGKIIHKGEMVLFSLAAANIDPQKFSNPEALDITREENDHLAFGNGIHRCLGAPLARLEGQIAFGTLLQRLPNLRLATKPEQLVYNYSKFRSLATLPVVF
- a CDS encoding MBL fold metallo-hydrolase produces the protein MQKLKRISNRVLYLPPYQETDRPILAAVKGEEKTLLIDAGNSSKHARLFLEQLDTYDIKEEWLILTHSDWDHIFGMHEMQMPIISHYKTYNKIKQLQNLSWEDKYLDQRVKEGLEIPFCADAIKKELGNQREIILPLPDITFDKKMTLNLGGVTCAIEHVGGDHADDSTVIYIQEEKVLFLGDCMYANLYSKKWSYTIENTLQLIEQIEKYDAEIFVLSHHEAPLSKEEFQLELKFLKTTALLTKKYEGSSEAIVKEMSKSLQRSLTEDEIETITFFVNGFSE